A single genomic interval of Ruminococcus sp. NK3A76 harbors:
- a CDS encoding FHIPEP family type III secretion protein gives MSGGDVLVDHYLGLAPSEEEDIIDGIETIEPAFGIKAKWISEDKKVKAELMGYTLIDPTSVIITHLSEIIKAHAHELLNRQEVNNMLENLAKTNEALVREIVPGIVPVSDLQKVLCKLLEEKVPIRDLETILETLADYAPRIKDIDMLTEYVRQALKRTISHKFSEAGQIKVITLDANIENAIMGSVKKMDSGSYLALDQVTIQKIIVATTAELDKIKDVVSELVIVTSPVVRIYFKKLIDQFYQNVNVLSFNEIDNNVQLQALGHITMEQ, from the coding sequence GTGTCGGGCGGCGATGTGCTGGTAGACCACTACTTAGGCCTTGCCCCGAGCGAGGAAGAAGACATAATCGACGGTATCGAGACTATAGAGCCGGCATTCGGCATAAAGGCAAAATGGATAAGCGAAGACAAGAAGGTCAAGGCAGAGCTTATGGGCTACACGCTCATTGACCCGACATCTGTGATAATAACGCATCTTTCAGAGATAATAAAGGCGCACGCACACGAGCTTTTAAACAGGCAGGAGGTTAACAATATGCTTGAAAACCTCGCCAAGACGAACGAAGCGCTCGTGCGTGAGATAGTGCCGGGCATAGTGCCTGTAAGTGATTTACAGAAGGTGCTTTGCAAGCTGCTTGAAGAAAAGGTGCCTATAAGAGACCTTGAAACGATACTTGAAACGCTCGCTGACTATGCGCCGAGGATAAAGGACATAGATATGCTCACAGAGTATGTAAGGCAGGCGCTCAAGAGGACGATATCGCACAAGTTCTCAGAGGCTGGGCAGATAAAGGTGATAACGCTCGATGCGAACATCGAGAACGCTATCATGGGCTCAGTCAAGAAGATGGATTCGGGCTCTTACCTTGCGCTTGATCAGGTGACGATACAGAAGATAATCGTCGCCACAACAGCAGAGCTTGACAAGATAAAGGACGTAGTAAGCGAGCTTGTTATAGTTACCTCGCCGGTCGTGCGAATATACTTCAAGAAGCTGATAGACCAGTTCTACCAGAACGTAAACGTCCTCTCCTTCAACGAGATAGACAACAACGTGCAGCTGCAGGCATTAGGCCATATAACTATGGAGCAATAA
- the flhB gene encoding flagellar biosynthesis protein FlhB — translation MAGSAGDKTEEATPKKREDERKEGNIFQSKEIVILVTMLATFFGFKLLYPTIMSAAQNFMQKMFVLTGEQETFEIYSSREIFIAACLCIIICCGPLLAISMGAAILATIAQTKGLFNMKSLRPKFSRMNPLNGIKNLFSLKGIIELLKSIVKIVILFYVIYSFIKDNLMVFPKMMYMSVPEAAEKTGSMLFTLFYTVAIAFAFLAGFDFFYQRWEYNRNLRMTKQEVKEEYKNIEGDPQIKSQRRARQQALARQRMMQAVPTADVVIRNPEHVAVALKYDREKNKAPMIVAKGLDHVALRIVRIAEENGIKCIENKLLARALYAQTELLDEIPPEFYTALAEIMAAIYKEKGVTPDGKPIKRV, via the coding sequence TTGGCAGGCTCGGCAGGCGATAAGACCGAAGAGGCGACCCCGAAAAAGCGGGAGGACGAGCGAAAAGAAGGTAACATATTCCAGAGCAAGGAGATAGTTATTTTAGTGACTATGCTTGCGACCTTCTTTGGATTTAAACTATTGTATCCTACCATAATGTCGGCGGCGCAGAACTTCATGCAGAAGATGTTCGTGCTGACAGGCGAGCAGGAGACCTTTGAGATATATTCTTCAAGGGAGATATTCATAGCCGCCTGCCTGTGCATAATCATCTGCTGCGGGCCGCTGCTTGCGATATCAATGGGTGCGGCGATACTGGCGACCATAGCACAGACGAAGGGGTTATTCAACATGAAATCCCTCCGCCCCAAGTTCAGCAGGATGAACCCCTTAAACGGCATCAAGAACCTCTTTTCACTGAAGGGCATCATCGAGCTTTTAAAGTCAATAGTCAAGATAGTTATTCTTTTCTACGTTATATACTCTTTCATCAAGGATAACCTTATGGTGTTCCCGAAGATGATGTATATGTCGGTGCCCGAAGCGGCGGAAAAGACGGGGAGTATGCTGTTTACGCTGTTCTACACCGTGGCCATAGCGTTTGCGTTCCTTGCAGGATTTGACTTTTTCTACCAGCGCTGGGAATACAACCGCAACCTGCGAATGACCAAGCAGGAGGTCAAGGAAGAATACAAGAACATCGAAGGTGACCCCCAGATCAAGAGCCAGCGGCGAGCACGTCAGCAGGCGCTTGCAAGGCAGCGTATGATGCAGGCAGTGCCTACGGCAGACGTTGTTATCAGAAACCCTGAGCACGTTGCGGTGGCACTCAAATACGACAGAGAGAAAAACAAAGCACCTATGATAGTTGCCAAGGGTCTTGACCATGTCGCTCTGAGGATAGTAAGGATAGCCGAGGAAAACGGCATCAAGTGCATAGAGAACAAGCTGCTTGCGAGGGCTCTTTACGCACAGACCGAGCTGCTTGACGAGATACCGCCTGAATTCTACACGGCACTTGCTGAGATAATGGCGGCAATATACAAAGAAAAGGGTGTTACGCCCGACGGAAAGCCGATAAAGAGAGTCTGA
- a CDS encoding flagellar biosynthetic protein FliR: MATLGINIEDLHIYIFVFVRLAAIILFNPVFFRARIPGGAKTGLIMCLTIIIAPLVPSYSYDGSTIQFLVSIMGEFFIGFLLGFVFNVYYYMLMFAADVMDTQLGFSMAKTMDPLTNIQTATMGSFFNIMFMLYFFATNSHLLLINMAVNTFDAVGAGAAYISYEGGCRFAIELFTSVFLLAVRLALPFVAAEFVLEVSLGLLMKLIPQIHVFVIQMQGKILVGLTLLIAMLIPVSNFVSDYMEKMFDSANDAIMSLVT; the protein is encoded by the coding sequence ATGGCAACTCTTGGGATAAACATAGAAGACCTTCACATATACATTTTTGTATTTGTAAGGCTTGCAGCGATAATACTTTTCAACCCTGTGTTCTTCCGGGCAAGGATACCCGGGGGCGCTAAAACGGGGCTTATAATGTGCCTGACTATAATAATCGCACCGCTCGTGCCTTCCTACAGCTACGACGGCTCGACGATACAGTTTTTAGTCAGCATAATGGGGGAGTTCTTCATAGGCTTCCTGCTCGGGTTCGTGTTCAATGTTTACTACTATATGCTGATGTTTGCAGCAGACGTAATGGACACGCAGCTGGGCTTTTCGATGGCGAAGACGATGGACCCTCTCACAAACATACAGACAGCAACGATGGGCAGCTTTTTCAACATAATGTTCATGCTCTATTTCTTTGCTACCAACTCGCATCTGCTGCTTATAAACATGGCAGTCAACACCTTCGATGCAGTCGGTGCAGGGGCGGCGTACATCAGCTACGAGGGCGGATGCAGGTTTGCGATAGAGCTGTTCACATCGGTGTTCTTACTGGCAGTAAGGCTTGCGCTGCCGTTTGTAGCGGCGGAGTTCGTGCTGGAGGTATCCCTCGGCCTGCTTATGAAGCTGATACCGCAGATACACGTTTTCGTAATACAGATGCAGGGCAAGATACTCGTCGGGCTGACGCTTTTGATAGCTATGCTCATACCGGTATCGAACTTTGTTTCCGACTACATGGAGAAAATGTTTGACTCTGCAAATGATGCGATAATGTCGCTGGTGACATAG
- the fliP gene encoding flagellar type III secretion system pore protein FliP (The bacterial flagellar biogenesis protein FliP forms a type III secretion system (T3SS)-type pore required for flagellar assembly.), which produces MNKARMIKKHILRLIFGSLGVMLSISLMTLRANAATVDVTLDTGESSGSSSALDLLFLLAILALIPSLLLVMTSFTRIIISLSFLRSAIGTQSAPPNQVLIGLALFLTIFIMFPTFTQIKENAYDRYVSGEIGERDAITEAGKPLKEFMLKQVYNDDLDMFVSLAEDKNITEIDHEVVSEDLTELPLIVVIPSFITSEIKRAFLIGFLLYIPFLIIDIVVSSTLMSMGMVMLPPATIALPFKLMLFVLVDGWSLLIQSLIVGFH; this is translated from the coding sequence ATGAATAAGGCCCGCATGATAAAAAAACACATTCTCCGTCTGATATTCGGCTCGCTCGGGGTGATGCTGAGCATATCTCTCATGACACTCAGGGCAAATGCAGCGACTGTTGATGTGACACTTGACACAGGCGAGTCGAGCGGCTCATCAAGTGCGCTTGATCTGCTTTTCCTGTTAGCGATACTCGCACTCATACCGTCGCTTCTGCTCGTGATGACCTCGTTTACGAGGATAATCATATCGCTGTCTTTTTTAAGATCTGCTATCGGCACGCAGTCCGCACCGCCTAACCAGGTGTTGATAGGGCTTGCGTTGTTTCTGACTATATTCATAATGTTCCCGACCTTTACGCAGATAAAGGAGAACGCTTATGACCGGTATGTCAGCGGCGAGATAGGCGAGCGTGATGCGATAACCGAGGCGGGCAAGCCGCTTAAGGAGTTCATGCTAAAGCAGGTATACAACGACGATCTTGATATGTTCGTATCGCTTGCTGAGGATAAAAATATAACCGAGATCGACCACGAGGTCGTATCGGAGGATCTGACAGAGCTTCCGCTCATAGTCGTGATACCTTCGTTCATCACCAGCGAGATAAAAAGAGCATTCCTGATAGGATTTTTGTTGTATATCCCGTTTCTGATAATAGACATAGTCGTATCATCGACGCTTATGTCAATGGGTATGGTAATGCTGCCGCCGGCGACGATAGCGCTGCCGTTCAAGCTGATGCTATTTGTACTTGTAGACGGCTGGAGCTTACTGATACAGAGCCTGATAGTGGGATTCCATTAG
- the fliQ gene encoding flagellar biosynthesis protein FliQ yields the protein MTTGDLLSIFSQAFMVVLKIAGPLLIASIVIGLIVAIFQAATQIHEQTLTFVPKLIIIALILLVAGTWMMTLMDDFFKMIFDRIANL from the coding sequence TTGACAACGGGTGATCTGCTTTCAATATTCTCACAGGCGTTTATGGTAGTGCTCAAAATTGCCGGGCCGCTGCTCATCGCCTCGATAGTCATAGGTCTGATAGTCGCTATTTTCCAGGCGGCGACACAGATACACGAGCAGACGCTCACATTCGTTCCGAAGCTTATTATCATAGCGCTTATACTGCTTGTCGCCGGAACGTGGATGATGACGCTCATGGACGACTTCTTCAAGATGATATTCGACCGCATAGCAAATCTGTAG
- a CDS encoding flagellar hook-basal body protein, which translates to MNIAFYVGRSGIIAHSNSLNISAQNVTNVSSIGYKATTTDFRELIYNQMDQNINKQLDNEHKILNGHGVKVQSDPLQFSQGQFQMTEYDLDFALASDNCLFAVDRRGTTQYTRNGAFDASVEGDNIYLVTTDGAYVLDNNNQKITIPKDETGRLDIEGLKDRIGVFYFENPYALFRYDGQSFAPTAESGEPQVATPGQYDILQGAIERSNTNLAKEMSDIIVTQKAYAFSAKVVQTADEVEDIVNNLRQG; encoded by the coding sequence ATGAACATAGCATTTTACGTTGGGCGCAGCGGTATTATCGCCCACTCGAACAGCCTTAACATATCGGCGCAGAACGTTACCAACGTGAGCTCGATAGGCTACAAGGCTACCACTACTGATTTTCGTGAACTTATATACAATCAGATGGATCAGAACATAAACAAGCAGCTTGACAACGAGCACAAGATACTTAACGGGCATGGCGTCAAGGTGCAGTCTGACCCGTTGCAGTTCTCACAGGGGCAGTTCCAGATGACTGAGTATGACCTTGACTTTGCGCTTGCGAGCGACAACTGCCTTTTCGCAGTTGACAGGAGGGGGACTACACAGTACACCCGAAACGGTGCGTTCGATGCGAGCGTTGAGGGCGACAACATCTATCTTGTGACGACTGACGGCGCTTATGTGCTCGACAACAACAACCAGAAGATAACCATACCCAAGGACGAGACAGGCAGGCTCGACATCGAGGGGCTAAAGGACAGGATAGGCGTTTTCTACTTTGAGAACCCCTATGCGCTTTTCCGCTACGACGGGCAGAGCTTTGCACCGACAGCCGAGAGCGGCGAGCCGCAGGTGGCAACGCCCGGGCAGTATGACATCCTGCAGGGGGCTATCGAGCGCTCGAACACCAACCTTGCAAAGGAAATGAGCGACATAATAGTTACTCAGAAGGCATATGCTTTCTCAGCAAAGGTGGTACAGACGGCTGACGAGGTCGAGGACATAGTAAACAACCTGAGGCAGGGATGA
- a CDS encoding flagellar biosynthetic protein FliO → MDIVKSVFTLIFGLILFAGILYLAYISTKFIGKRYMISGKGGRNLKILETVSVGRDMTIAIARAGERIFLIGITPDRINLISELKEEELLTPYSEEQSSSIQKGSISFADALKYNINKKLGKNEDINDYLKKEDTSKTAEESDNE, encoded by the coding sequence TTGGACATAGTAAAGAGCGTATTTACGCTTATTTTCGGGCTTATCCTCTTTGCAGGGATACTTTATCTTGCGTATATCTCCACCAAGTTCATTGGCAAGCGGTATATGATAAGCGGCAAGGGCGGGCGCAACCTGAAGATACTTGAAACAGTGTCTGTCGGCCGTGATATGACCATTGCTATAGCAAGGGCAGGCGAGAGGATATTCCTTATAGGCATAACGCCCGACCGCATAAACCTTATAAGCGAGCTTAAGGAGGAGGAGCTGCTTACCCCCTACAGCGAGGAGCAGAGCAGCAGTATACAAAAGGGCAGCATCAGCTTTGCGGATGCGCTAAAGTATAACATCAACAAGAAGCTCGGCAAAAACGAGGATATAAACGACTACCTGAAAAAAGAGGACACATCAAAAACGGCGGAGGAAAGCGATAATGAATAA
- a CDS encoding flagellar biosynthesis protein FlhA, with product MGRLKSIFSNTVAVFIVLIVFLIIIPLPTFILDFMFVVQLGLSLVILLTTLYIKETLEFSVFPTILLVTTLLRLGLNISSTRSILTNQGYAGEMVKAFGDFVIKGQVVVGLIIFLIIVLVNFLVITKGSERVAEVSARFTLDAMPGKQMAIDADLSSGTIDEKEARRRRESIQREADFFGSMDGASKFVKGDSIMSIVVTFINLIGGIIIGFITGVGDFSTIAGIYSTATVGDGLMSQIPALLVSVASGMMVTRSASENNINADISKQFLSQPRVLMIAGITLECLIIIGFPFVQTTLMAAILFGGGMLLQRQEKQTAQIIEAQEAEAAEQKEEIQSEASFYRNIDNLYGLLNVEQVKIEFGYSLIPLVDEASGGSFLDRVVMFRKQFALEMGFIIPPVQLKDSGILNPNQYVIYTSRASRCRAAMCW from the coding sequence TTGGGAAGGCTAAAAAGTATATTTTCTAATACCGTAGCGGTATTCATAGTGCTGATAGTTTTTCTTATCATCATACCGCTGCCGACATTCATACTTGACTTTATGTTCGTGGTGCAGTTGGGGCTGTCGCTCGTTATACTGCTTACCACACTCTATATAAAGGAAACGCTCGAATTCTCGGTGTTCCCCACCATACTTCTTGTTACCACGCTTTTGCGGCTGGGTCTTAACATATCATCGACAAGGTCTATCCTTACCAATCAGGGCTACGCCGGCGAAATGGTAAAGGCGTTCGGTGACTTCGTTATCAAGGGGCAGGTAGTCGTAGGACTTATCATATTCCTGATAATCGTTTTGGTAAACTTCCTCGTAATCACGAAAGGTTCCGAGAGAGTTGCCGAGGTCTCAGCTCGTTTTACCCTCGACGCTATGCCCGGTAAACAGATGGCGATAGATGCTGACCTTTCCTCAGGCACTATAGATGAAAAAGAAGCAAGAAGACGACGTGAGAGCATTCAGCGTGAAGCCGACTTCTTCGGCTCTATGGACGGTGCCTCGAAGTTTGTAAAGGGCGACTCGATAATGTCGATAGTCGTTACATTCATAAACCTCATAGGCGGCATAATCATAGGCTTTATCACAGGCGTGGGCGATTTTTCGACCATTGCAGGCATCTACTCGACTGCTACCGTAGGTGACGGTCTTATGTCGCAGATACCGGCGCTGCTCGTATCTGTTGCATCAGGTATGATGGTTACGAGATCGGCTTCCGAGAACAACATAAACGCTGACATCTCAAAGCAGTTCCTCTCGCAGCCGAGAGTTCTTATGATAGCAGGCATCACGCTTGAATGCCTTATCATCATAGGCTTCCCGTTTGTGCAGACTACACTTATGGCGGCTATACTCTTCGGCGGCGGAATGCTCTTGCAGAGGCAGGAGAAGCAGACAGCGCAGATAATCGAAGCGCAGGAGGCCGAGGCTGCCGAGCAGAAAGAGGAGATACAGTCAGAGGCGAGCTTTTATCGCAATATCGACAATCTCTATGGGCTTCTTAACGTAGAGCAGGTAAAGATAGAATTCGGCTACTCGCTGATACCGCTTGTTGACGAAGCGAGCGGCGGCAGCTTCCTTGACCGAGTGGTAATGTTTAGAAAACAGTTCGCACTGGAAATGGGCTTTATCATACCGCCTGTGCAGCTTAAGGACAGCGGCATACTAAACCCCAACCAGTATGTTATATATACATCAAGGGCGAGCAGGTGTCGGGCGGCGATGTGCTGGTAG
- a CDS encoding PilZ domain-containing protein, protein MNPIDERYLGNVCEIRSFANDLIGIGVIREVGEDFITIGARDSELRLFNTFQKIKLNIFNTKVGFTVIICEVLASTRKMLRVVSPIKIVDHERRQGFRVSVDLHARISISREKLESGDYEDLQVVWIKDMSICGLRIHSDKNYILGQVVWLMFELDERTKLTVKAQFVRDSGVDGNENMREYGIKLLFDKEEDSDKLCSYLFKAQREQSQKIR, encoded by the coding sequence ATGAATCCGATAGATGAAAGATACTTAGGCAACGTCTGCGAGATAAGGAGCTTTGCAAACGACCTGATAGGCATAGGCGTTATCCGTGAGGTCGGTGAGGACTTTATCACCATTGGTGCAAGGGACTCGGAACTCAGGCTTTTTAACACCTTTCAGAAGATAAAGCTGAATATTTTCAACACGAAGGTCGGCTTTACAGTTATTATCTGCGAGGTGCTGGCTTCGACAAGGAAGATGCTCAGAGTCGTTTCTCCTATAAAGATAGTTGACCACGAAAGGCGGCAGGGGTTCAGAGTTTCTGTTGACCTGCACGCAAGGATATCCATAAGCCGTGAGAAGCTCGAAAGCGGCGACTACGAAGACTTACAGGTAGTATGGATAAAGGATATGTCGATATGCGGCCTCAGGATACATTCTGACAAGAATTATATCCTCGGGCAGGTGGTGTGGCTGATGTTCGAGCTCGATGAGAGGACAAAGCTGACAGTCAAGGCGCAGTTTGTGCGTGATTCGGGCGTTGACGGGAATGAGAATATGCGTGAGTACGGCATAAAGCTGCTCTTTGATAAGGAGGAGGACAGCGACAAGCTGTGTTCATATCTTTTCAAGGCGCAGAGAGAGCAGAGCCAGAAGATAAGGTGA
- a CDS encoding flagellar hook-basal body complex protein, with the protein MLRGYYSAASGMLVGQRNLNVIGQNIVNSQTAGYRAQRVVQSTFDQELVTRYEGGVYTKIGDASQTNLVETVDTIVNEASIYETENPYDMAILSDGYFNVNGAEGRTFMTRNGSFSLDDEGYLQLEGVGRVQGENGDIYVGGNNFTMDTLGNIYDVNGQFSGRLLITRPAEDSQILKFQNGLFITDNVEQVDNAEVINYGYERSNVDMNDEYTRLMEAQAAFKACSTALSTINQLNMKSASQIASIS; encoded by the coding sequence ATGCTTAGAGGATATTACAGCGCAGCATCGGGTATGCTGGTCGGGCAGAGAAATCTTAATGTCATAGGTCAGAATATAGTCAATTCGCAGACGGCAGGCTACAGGGCACAGAGAGTCGTGCAGTCTACCTTCGATCAGGAGCTCGTGACAAGATACGAGGGCGGCGTATACACAAAAATAGGTGACGCATCGCAGACAAACCTTGTCGAGACAGTTGACACGATAGTCAATGAGGCATCAATCTACGAGACTGAGAACCCATACGACATGGCTATTCTCTCAGACGGATACTTCAACGTAAACGGTGCCGAGGGCAGAACGTTCATGACAAGAAACGGCAGCTTCTCGCTCGATGACGAGGGGTATTTACAGCTTGAGGGTGTAGGCAGAGTGCAGGGCGAGAACGGCGACATATACGTCGGCGGAAACAACTTCACTATGGATACTCTCGGCAACATATATGACGTAAACGGCCAGTTTTCCGGCAGGCTGCTCATAACAAGGCCGGCAGAGGATTCGCAGATACTCAAATTCCAGAACGGCCTGTTCATAACCGACAACGTTGAGCAGGTAGACAACGCCGAGGTCATAAACTACGGCTACGAGCGCTCGAATGTTGACATGAACGATGAATACACACGTCTTATGGAAGCTCAGGCGGCTTTCAAAGCGTGCAGCACGGCGCTTTCGACGATAAACCAGCTCAACATGAAGTCTGCATCGCAGATAGCGTCTATCAGCTAA
- a CDS encoding FliA/WhiG family RNA polymerase sigma factor gives MNFHKNKDTYTDEQFLQKLLEYRRTKSNSVRNDIVMNFAYIPQTAAIQLRGLANGYAQVDDMVNQGIITLMDCIDSFDENKGISFEYYAFMRVRGAIIDLVRKQDWVPRRVREQDKKINKSRQELSHILMREPTDNELADFMGLTPEKLSNMQAEVNGAAVLSFEELIQNMSQMGTSLEAEGESPEKKVLSQELKKVLARAIDELGERERLVISLYYYENLTFADIAQVLDVSVQRASQINAKAVSKLKAALEGYVNS, from the coding sequence GTGAATTTTCATAAGAACAAGGATACCTACACGGACGAGCAGTTCTTGCAGAAGCTGCTGGAATACCGCAGGACAAAGAGCAATTCGGTGAGAAACGATATCGTTATGAATTTTGCATACATACCGCAGACAGCGGCTATACAGCTGCGAGGGCTCGCAAACGGCTATGCGCAGGTCGATGACATGGTGAACCAGGGCATAATAACCCTTATGGACTGCATCGACAGCTTTGACGAGAACAAGGGCATCAGCTTTGAATACTACGCATTCATGCGTGTAAGAGGCGCTATCATAGACCTTGTGAGAAAGCAGGACTGGGTGCCGAGGCGAGTAAGAGAGCAGGACAAGAAGATAAACAAGTCAAGGCAGGAGCTTTCACATATACTCATGCGTGAGCCGACGGACAACGAGCTTGCGGATTTCATGGGGCTGACCCCTGAGAAGCTGTCAAATATGCAGGCCGAGGTCAACGGTGCGGCTGTGCTCTCGTTTGAGGAGCTCATACAGAATATGTCGCAGATGGGAACATCTCTTGAAGCAGAGGGCGAGAGCCCTGAGAAGAAGGTGCTCTCACAGGAACTCAAAAAGGTGCTTGCCAGAGCTATAGACGAGCTCGGCGAGAGAGAGCGGCTCGTTATATCGCTTTACTACTACGAGAACCTGACATTTGCAGACATAGCGCAGGTGCTTGACGTATCGGTACAGCGTGCGTCGCAGATAAATGCAAAGGCAGTCAGCAAGCTGAAAGCGGCGCTGGAAGGATACGTTAACAGTTAA
- a CDS encoding EscU/YscU/HrcU family type III secretion system export apparatus switch protein encodes MFQSKQKAVALKYDTERENAPVVVASGCGEVAKRIIDVAEKNGIPVYRDDSAASLMCMLQVGSSIPPELYEVIAGIYVSLLRSSKELRDKMLKGVDV; translated from the coding sequence ATGTTTCAATCTAAACAGAAGGCCGTAGCGCTCAAATATGACACCGAGCGTGAGAATGCCCCCGTTGTCGTTGCTTCGGGGTGCGGCGAGGTGGCAAAGAGGATAATAGATGTTGCCGAGAAAAACGGCATACCGGTATACAGAGATGACAGTGCTGCATCGCTGATGTGTATGCTACAGGTCGGCAGCTCGATACCTCCTGAGCTTTACGAGGTAATCGCAGGGATATATGTTTCCCTGCTGCGCTCGTCAAAAGAACTGCGTGATAAAATGCTTAAAGGGGTAGATGTATGA